A genome region from Desulfosoma caldarium includes the following:
- a CDS encoding GAF domain-containing protein: MIFGGCTLPYIYIDQLDSGRVYLFDADETSLNLVAHHGIDPQGLAKVSIRAGFSGKAARTKSFIARHVSELEARERVHLLGERGLEVVMCVPLITKDRVLGVMNLSAKKDIVLDHGKIDLLTTIGNQIAVAMKTQGFIKTWKTR; encoded by the coding sequence ATGATTTTTGGCGGGTGCACATTACCCTATATTTATATAGATCAACTGGATTCCGGCCGCGTCTATTTGTTCGACGCGGATGAGACCAGCCTTAATCTGGTCGCCCACCACGGAATAGACCCCCAAGGTCTCGCAAAGGTAAGCATCCGAGCGGGATTTTCCGGTAAAGCGGCGAGAACGAAATCGTTTATCGCCCGGCATGTATCCGAATTGGAGGCCAGGGAGCGGGTCCATCTTCTCGGGGAGCGAGGATTGGAAGTTGTTATGTGCGTTCCCTTGATAACCAAGGACAGGGTCCTGGGGGTCATGAACCTGTCCGCCAAAAAGGATATTGTGCTGGATCATGGAAAGATCGATCTTCTGACCACTATCGGGAACCAGATCGCTGTGGCCATGAAAACGCAAGGCTTTATAAAGACATGGAAGACAAGGTAG
- a CDS encoding sensor histidine kinase family protein — protein MAAKEAPLHVEEIPVGHVVERIVGEFSEQLGGRRIRVVDAEGLPSVVADSVGMTRVFRNLPNNALKYGRDGLSELCIGYQSVGSHVIVFHEEAIRCFVPVRG, from the coding sequence ATGGCTGCCAAAGAGGCGCCCCTTCATGTGGAAGAGATCCCTGTCGGCCACGTGGTGGAAAGGATTGTGGGGGAGTTCTCCGAGCAACTGGGTGGGCGTCGGATCCGGGTGGTGGACGCAGAAGGACTGCCTTCGGTTGTTGCGGACAGCGTGGGCATGACGCGCGTCTTTCGCAATCTCCCTAACAATGCTCTGAAATACGGCCGAGACGGTCTTTCCGAGCTGTGCATCGGATACCAAAGTGTCGGGTCCCATGTTATAGTATTCCACGAAGAAGCTATCCGCTGTTTCGTGCCCGTGAGAGGCTGA
- a CDS encoding IS481 family transposase produces MLVRIHKRARTTPAIRKEIQQSTLSERALATQYGITRATVRKWKHRDSCEDRPTMPKTLHTTLSAIQERVVVELRTTLLLPLDDLLAVTREFINPKVSRSGLHRCLRRHGVANLKELIPQEQGPNKAVTKSFKDYEPGFVHVDVKYLPQMPDETARKYLFVAIDRATRWVFFEIKADKSAASASSFLKNLVKKAPFKIVKVLTDNGKEFTDRFCATGSRRPTGNHLFDQLCAQYNIQHRLIKPNHPQTNGMVERFNGRIHEVLSQTRFHTAAQLKEALTHYRRLYNHHIPQKNLGHITPIQALKNWQQKRPQLFVKSVHDFSGPDTKGRRTFMYSPLRTTG; encoded by the coding sequence ATGCTTGTAAGAATACACAAAAGAGCTCGAACCACCCCGGCCATCCGCAAGGAGATCCAGCAGTCCACCCTATCGGAGCGAGCTTTAGCCACCCAGTATGGGATCACCAGAGCCACCGTGCGCAAATGGAAACACCGCGACAGTTGTGAAGACCGCCCCACGATGCCCAAGACTTTGCATACCACGCTTTCGGCCATCCAAGAACGTGTGGTGGTCGAGCTGCGAACCACCCTGTTGCTCCCACTTGATGACCTCCTGGCCGTTACCCGTGAATTCATCAACCCGAAGGTCTCGCGTTCAGGACTCCATCGCTGCCTTCGCCGACACGGGGTGGCCAACCTCAAGGAGCTTATCCCACAGGAACAAGGTCCTAACAAGGCCGTTACCAAATCATTCAAAGATTACGAGCCCGGTTTTGTCCATGTTGACGTGAAGTATTTGCCGCAAATGCCCGATGAAACCGCCCGCAAATACCTCTTCGTCGCTATTGATCGGGCCACCCGCTGGGTCTTCTTTGAAATCAAGGCCGACAAATCCGCTGCCTCGGCCAGTTCCTTCCTCAAGAACTTGGTGAAAAAAGCACCTTTTAAAATTGTCAAAGTGCTCACCGATAACGGCAAAGAGTTCACCGACCGCTTCTGCGCCACCGGCTCACGCAGGCCCACCGGCAATCATCTCTTTGACCAGCTCTGTGCCCAATACAATATCCAACACCGCCTCATTAAACCCAACCACCCTCAAACCAACGGAATGGTCGAACGATTCAACGGCCGAATCCATGAGGTCTTATCGCAAACGAGGTTCCATACGGCAGCTCAACTAAAAGAAGCCTTGACTCACTATCGCCGGCTCTATAATCACCACATCCCCCAGAAAAATCTCGGCCATATAACCCCGATTCAGGCACTCAAAAATTGGCAACAAAAAAGACCTCAACTTTTTGTGAAATCGGTCCATGACTTTTCGGGACCTGACACCAAAGGAAGGAGGACTTTTATGTATTCTCCTTTGCGGACAACGGGTTAG